A DNA window from Ensifer sp. WSM1721 contains the following coding sequences:
- a CDS encoding ABC transporter ATP-binding protein, with protein sequence MLIAPPLRRTAPETFKLDKCRRRYLISTSTFGKPLSLEWHHGASSREEKMADLHLEGVTKSYGAATVIRGIDLQIPFGEFVVFVGPSGCGKSTLLRMIAGLEPISGGVIRIGGTVANLLEPAERGVAMVFQSYALYPHMTAYKNMAFGLKIAGLDKSEIDQRVTRAAKMLQIEELLQRIPKDMSGGQRQRVAIGRSIVREPHLFLFDEPLSNLDAALRVQTRIEIAKLHKIVDATMIYVTHDQVEAMTLADRIVVLNQGRIEQVGTPLELYRTPANLFVASFIGSPKMNFLPVTLEREGLARGQLGMAIPAPVGPTGRATMGVRPENLVLCEPDRAFLSALLQFEEHLGEHRLIYAKTSDGIDLIAKEPDGPPLAEGSVLHFRFAPESAHFFGPDGNRLSHSTKGTH encoded by the coding sequence TTGCTCATTGCTCCTCCCCTGCGCCGCACAGCGCCTGAAACTTTCAAGCTTGACAAATGTCGACGTCGATATTTAATTTCGACGTCGACATTTGGCAAGCCGTTATCGCTGGAGTGGCATCACGGCGCCAGCTCGAGGGAGGAGAAAATGGCTGATTTACACCTTGAGGGCGTCACCAAGTCGTATGGTGCCGCCACGGTGATCCGCGGAATTGATCTTCAGATACCATTCGGCGAATTCGTCGTTTTCGTCGGACCATCCGGCTGCGGGAAGTCGACGCTGCTGCGGATGATCGCCGGCTTGGAACCGATTTCCGGAGGCGTGATCCGGATCGGCGGAACCGTGGCAAACCTGCTTGAGCCCGCCGAACGCGGCGTAGCGATGGTGTTCCAGTCCTACGCACTCTACCCGCATATGACCGCCTACAAGAACATGGCCTTCGGCCTGAAAATTGCCGGACTGGACAAAAGCGAGATCGACCAGCGGGTCACCCGCGCCGCCAAGATGCTGCAGATCGAGGAGCTGCTGCAGCGGATCCCCAAGGACATGTCCGGGGGTCAGCGCCAACGTGTTGCCATTGGGCGTTCGATCGTGCGCGAGCCGCACCTCTTCCTGTTCGACGAACCGCTGTCGAACCTGGACGCGGCGCTCAGGGTCCAGACGCGCATCGAAATCGCGAAGCTCCACAAGATCGTGGATGCGACGATGATCTACGTGACCCACGACCAGGTCGAGGCGATGACGCTCGCCGACCGTATCGTGGTGCTCAATCAGGGCAGGATCGAGCAAGTCGGCACGCCGCTCGAACTTTACCGAACGCCGGCAAACCTGTTCGTCGCCAGCTTCATCGGCAGCCCCAAGATGAATTTCCTTCCGGTAACCCTTGAACGCGAGGGGCTGGCGCGCGGCCAGCTCGGGATGGCCATCCCGGCGCCCGTCGGTCCGACAGGCCGTGCAACGATGGGCGTGCGGCCGGAAAACCTCGTTCTGTGTGAACCAGATCGGGCTTTTCTCAGCGCGCTGCTGCAGTTCGAGGAGCATCTTGGCGAGCATCGGCTGATCTACGCGAAAACCAGCGACGGCATCGACCTGATCGCCAAGGAACCAGACGGGCCACCGCTGGCCGAGGGCTCCGTGCTTCATTTCCGCTTTGCGCCAGAGAGCGCGCACTTCTTCGGGCCGGACGGAAATCGTCTCAGCCATTCAACCAAGGGAACACATTGA
- a CDS encoding GH32 C-terminal domain-containing protein has product MSNIVELDATRGTRFEFWARRKEKPEAERTGGEVFTLRAGERIVYRIAALPPSFQFYAYTHHAGGPLTLEWDENIIEMSLFYRFDPAQVAEEGVTFLELQGGRLVARPKETWRAWYESDPDRPQLRFSPFQAWMNDPNGLCFVDGRYHLFYQFHPVDAEWGPMHWGHAVSDDLYRWTHLPVFLQPEQNLWSLRATGGAFSGSAFVGPDGGLNFYYTERLPAYDLFKDYKEVQKRVVPSKDLLRPEANRLVLIDGPPGSAHDFRDPKVWYDAARGVYRMVLGAAIDGDPSVLLYGSEDGVDWKYLSVLYRAPEHYRQHGARCVECPDFFELEGRFVIVMGFVGYTDPETGRHNLLYAQVGEFEDDRFTPLTPALQELDFGTDFYAMQSFRAKERQIAVAWLFNWEFRKPAGSPYSGELSLPRVLGLDAQLRLTMLPEEGYRALRSHALTQATRGHFVCEPGQPIELSLAGTLDGIRIVGRGGDGESFTIAHVSGRLQVRVAEDTGEIEYRSTPLVLENLTLFFDRGVLEIFANDGVVCGTRRTYKIATLTSLELASSDIESCEAWSYNSVWRD; this is encoded by the coding sequence ATGAGCAATATCGTGGAATTGGACGCGACGCGTGGAACGCGCTTCGAGTTTTGGGCCCGCCGAAAGGAGAAACCAGAGGCGGAGCGTACCGGTGGCGAGGTATTTACTCTCCGTGCTGGCGAGCGGATTGTCTACCGGATCGCGGCGCTGCCGCCTAGCTTTCAGTTCTACGCCTATACCCACCATGCGGGCGGCCCGCTCACCTTGGAGTGGGACGAGAACATCATCGAGATGTCGCTGTTCTACCGCTTCGATCCGGCACAGGTGGCTGAGGAAGGGGTGACGTTCCTGGAACTGCAGGGCGGCCGCCTTGTCGCTCGACCGAAAGAGACCTGGCGGGCATGGTACGAGAGCGATCCCGACCGGCCCCAGCTACGGTTCTCGCCGTTTCAGGCGTGGATGAACGATCCAAACGGCCTGTGTTTCGTCGACGGCCGCTATCACCTGTTTTACCAGTTCCATCCGGTCGACGCTGAATGGGGACCAATGCACTGGGGTCATGCAGTGAGCGACGATCTTTACCGCTGGACGCATCTTCCGGTGTTCCTTCAGCCGGAGCAGAATCTCTGGTCGCTGCGCGCGACCGGTGGCGCATTCTCCGGAAGCGCGTTTGTCGGTCCGGACGGCGGTTTGAACTTCTACTACACGGAACGCCTGCCAGCCTACGACCTCTTCAAGGACTACAAGGAAGTTCAGAAGCGGGTTGTCCCATCGAAGGACCTGCTCCGTCCAGAGGCCAACCGCCTGGTGCTCATCGATGGCCCTCCCGGCAGCGCCCATGATTTCCGCGATCCCAAGGTCTGGTACGATGCGGCGCGAGGGGTCTACCGTATGGTGCTCGGAGCCGCGATCGACGGGGACCCATCGGTACTGCTCTACGGCTCCGAGGATGGAGTGGACTGGAAATATCTATCGGTTCTTTACCGCGCTCCGGAACACTATCGTCAGCACGGCGCGCGTTGTGTCGAGTGCCCGGACTTCTTTGAACTCGAGGGCCGCTTCGTGATCGTCATGGGGTTCGTCGGCTACACCGACCCGGAAACTGGCCGTCACAATCTGCTATATGCACAGGTGGGAGAATTCGAGGACGACCGCTTCACACCCCTGACCCCTGCATTGCAGGAATTGGACTTCGGCACTGATTTCTACGCGATGCAGAGTTTCCGGGCAAAGGAGCGCCAGATCGCCGTTGCCTGGCTCTTCAATTGGGAATTCAGGAAGCCGGCAGGATCGCCCTACAGCGGCGAGCTGTCCCTCCCGCGTGTGCTTGGCCTCGACGCTCAACTGCGTCTGACGATGTTGCCGGAGGAGGGCTATCGAGCTCTGCGCTCCCATGCATTGACGCAGGCGACCCGCGGCCATTTTGTCTGCGAACCCGGACAACCGATCGAATTGTCGTTGGCAGGCACTCTCGATGGAATTCGAATTGTCGGACGCGGTGGTGACGGAGAAAGCTTTACGATCGCACACGTCTCGGGACGGCTACAGGTCAGAGTCGCGGAAGATACCGGGGAAATCGAGTACCGCTCGACTCCGTTGGTGCTCGAAAATCTGACGCTGTTCTTTGATCGGGGAGTACTAGAAATCTTCGCCAATGATGGCGTGGTCTGCGGCACTCGCCGCACCTACAAGATCGCAACACTGACCTCGCTGGAATTGGCATCCTCCGACATCGAGTCCTGCGAAGCCTGGAGCTATAACTCCGTCTGGCGAGACTAA
- a CDS encoding transporter substrate-binding domain-containing protein has protein sequence MPERDELLNEIAPMGVIRAAVNMSNAALVQLDPVTGVLTGPSAQIAIALAAELDCSLSLVRYGSAADILAAAEGNEWDVAFIASDPSRADRFSFSPPYTTVTASFLVPDSSPLGSVGHVDVEGVRIAAARTAAYTKQLERQVRNAILLHTENPASALDMLVSSQCDAAAGLTESLSRFCEENPGFRVVEGTFSKVPQAIAVHRRCVHASTFLSDFIQQHCSAGKPSN, from the coding sequence ATGCCGGAACGTGATGAACTCCTCAATGAAATCGCACCGATGGGAGTCATCAGAGCGGCGGTCAACATGTCGAATGCCGCACTTGTCCAACTCGATCCAGTGACAGGCGTTCTAACAGGGCCGAGCGCGCAGATCGCGATCGCGCTTGCGGCAGAACTCGACTGCAGTTTGTCGCTGGTTCGATACGGATCGGCCGCTGACATTCTTGCGGCTGCCGAAGGCAACGAGTGGGACGTTGCATTCATTGCTTCCGATCCGTCACGTGCCGACAGGTTCTCCTTCTCGCCACCCTATACCACGGTGACCGCCAGCTTTCTGGTGCCAGACAGTAGCCCGCTGGGTAGCGTGGGGCATGTTGACGTCGAAGGGGTGCGCATTGCCGCCGCCAGAACCGCTGCGTATACAAAGCAGCTTGAGCGACAGGTCAGAAATGCAATCCTCCTCCATACCGAAAATCCGGCCTCCGCCCTGGACATGCTTGTATCCTCCCAGTGCGATGCGGCTGCGGGCCTGACCGAGTCCCTGTCACGTTTCTGCGAAGAGAATCCAGGTTTCCGCGTTGTTGAGGGGACATTCTCGAAAGTGCCTCAGGCGATCGCTGTGCATCGGAGGTGCGTTCACGCTTCAACCTTCCTGTCGGACTTCATCCAGCAGCATTGCAGTGCGGGTAAGCCGAGCAATTGA
- the hpaI gene encoding 4-hydroxy-2-oxoheptanedioate aldolase, protein MEHPVNRFKQKLLAGQSQIGLWCGLPGNYAAEIVAPSGFDWLLFDTEHSPGDVLTVLPQLQAVAPYDVSPVVRPAINDPVLIKRFLDIGVQTLLVPYVQSAEEAKAAVAAVRYPPDGIRGVSALTRATRFGRVTNYAQNAEREICLLLQVETREALGNLESIASVEGVDGVFVGPADLAASFGHRGQPSHPEVVDAIVDAIERLKALGKPAGILTPDEKFAARCISLGTLFTAVGVDVAVLARGSEALAARFASQGEYRDAGT, encoded by the coding sequence ATGGAACATCCTGTCAATCGGTTCAAGCAGAAGCTTCTTGCTGGTCAAAGTCAGATCGGCCTGTGGTGTGGCCTGCCGGGAAACTACGCCGCGGAAATCGTCGCGCCTTCAGGTTTCGATTGGCTCCTGTTCGACACGGAACATTCCCCGGGTGACGTTCTGACCGTCCTGCCGCAATTGCAAGCGGTCGCACCATACGACGTTTCTCCAGTCGTCCGCCCGGCCATCAACGACCCCGTTCTCATCAAACGTTTCCTGGATATTGGCGTTCAGACACTGCTCGTTCCCTACGTTCAGAGCGCAGAAGAGGCGAAAGCCGCAGTCGCGGCGGTGCGATATCCTCCGGATGGGATTCGTGGTGTTTCTGCCCTGACGCGCGCCACTCGTTTCGGCCGAGTTACAAACTATGCGCAAAATGCGGAACGGGAAATCTGCCTGTTGCTGCAAGTTGAGACGCGGGAAGCGCTTGGCAACCTCGAGTCGATTGCGTCGGTAGAGGGAGTGGACGGCGTATTCGTAGGACCGGCAGACCTGGCAGCGAGTTTCGGACACAGGGGCCAACCGAGCCACCCGGAGGTGGTCGATGCAATTGTCGACGCGATTGAACGCCTGAAAGCGCTCGGCAAGCCTGCGGGCATTCTTACCCCGGATGAGAAGTTCGCGGCACGGTGCATCTCACTGGGAACACTATTTACTGCCGTTGGTGTCGATGTCGCTGTTCTGGCAAGGGGATCGGAAGCACTCGCGGCACGATTTGCATCGCAAGGAGAGTACCGCGATGCCGGAACGTGA
- a CDS encoding fumarylacetoacetate hydrolase family protein produces MITEEERRAAADALLKAEIERKPIIQPSETYPNLELEDAYRIQALWAEARVAKGARIVGHKIGLTSRAMQMASKMTEPDYGCILDDALYNDGAQIRADLFIKPRLEVELAFVMGEDLLGPGTRIYDVMRATEFVVPALEIIDYRTEVPRAITDTIADNAAFGALVVGGRIIRPMDIDIRWVGATLSKNGIIEESGVSAAIMGHPAAGIAWLVNKLHAVGGGLKKGQIVLAGSFTRPVDIAKGDVIQADYGPVGSIGVSFV; encoded by the coding sequence ATGATCACCGAAGAAGAACGCCGGGCCGCGGCAGACGCGCTGCTCAAAGCTGAAATCGAGCGCAAGCCGATCATACAGCCTAGCGAGACCTACCCGAACCTCGAACTCGAGGACGCCTACCGAATTCAGGCTTTGTGGGCGGAGGCGAGGGTAGCCAAGGGCGCACGGATCGTCGGGCATAAGATTGGCCTGACGTCACGCGCAATGCAGATGGCTTCGAAGATGACGGAGCCCGACTACGGCTGCATTCTTGACGATGCGCTTTACAACGATGGAGCGCAGATCAGGGCTGACTTGTTTATCAAGCCGCGCCTCGAGGTCGAGCTGGCCTTTGTTATGGGTGAGGATCTCCTCGGGCCCGGCACCAGGATCTATGACGTCATGCGTGCGACCGAGTTCGTTGTCCCGGCGCTCGAGATTATCGACTACCGGACCGAAGTCCCTCGAGCGATCACCGATACCATTGCGGACAATGCGGCTTTCGGCGCCCTCGTCGTTGGCGGCCGTATAATTCGCCCGATGGACATTGATATCCGTTGGGTCGGAGCGACTCTTTCCAAGAACGGCATCATCGAGGAGTCGGGCGTGTCGGCGGCGATCATGGGACATCCGGCAGCCGGCATCGCGTGGCTGGTCAACAAACTTCATGCTGTGGGCGGTGGCCTGAAGAAGGGACAAATCGTCCTGGCCGGCTCCTTCACGCGTCCTGTCGATATCGCGAAAGGTGATGTCATTCAGGCCGACTATGGCCCTGTTGGCTCCATCGGCGTGTCGTTCGTGTGA
- a CDS encoding intradiol ring-cleavage dioxygenase encodes MVIKTESDLTPAVLAVMNRTEDPRLREILVAMVKHLHAFVREVRLTEVEFREATAMLNEIGKLHTDHHNEFVLMAGSLGVSSLVCLLNNGDRGQTETSQSLLGPFWRLNSPRVENGGTIIRSETPGTPLFVHAKVVDRDGKPIAGAEVDVWHASPVGLYENQDPDQAEMNLRGKLMTDEQGRFWFRTVKMVGYPIPVDGVVGRLLKAQGRHPYRPAHLHALIFKHGYKTLISQVFDPSDPNIDSDVQFGVTAALTGDFIRHEEPHPTEADIPGPWFSLDYTYVMEPGEAVLPRPPIK; translated from the coding sequence ATGGTGATCAAAACGGAAAGCGATCTGACGCCAGCCGTCCTTGCTGTGATGAATCGCACTGAAGACCCCCGCCTGCGAGAAATCCTCGTGGCGATGGTCAAGCATCTTCATGCCTTCGTGCGCGAGGTTCGACTGACGGAGGTCGAGTTTCGGGAGGCGACAGCCATGCTGAATGAGATCGGGAAGCTGCATACTGATCACCACAACGAGTTTGTGCTGATGGCCGGTTCTCTTGGCGTGTCTTCACTTGTCTGCCTGCTGAACAATGGCGACAGGGGACAGACTGAGACCTCCCAGTCGCTGTTGGGCCCATTCTGGCGCCTCAACTCTCCGCGAGTCGAAAATGGCGGGACGATTATCCGATCCGAGACGCCGGGCACTCCCTTGTTCGTGCATGCCAAGGTCGTTGACCGCGACGGTAAGCCAATTGCCGGCGCCGAAGTGGATGTGTGGCATGCATCTCCCGTCGGTCTTTATGAAAACCAGGACCCGGACCAGGCCGAGATGAACTTGCGCGGCAAACTCATGACCGACGAGCAAGGTCGGTTCTGGTTCAGGACCGTCAAGATGGTCGGGTATCCGATACCGGTCGATGGCGTGGTCGGACGCCTGCTCAAAGCTCAGGGACGCCATCCGTACCGACCAGCGCACCTGCACGCACTGATCTTCAAGCACGGATACAAGACGCTGATTTCCCAGGTCTTCGACCCCAGCGACCCGAACATCGACTCCGATGTTCAGTTCGGTGTCACTGCAGCGCTGACCGGCGACTTCATTCGTCATGAGGAGCCCCATCCGACCGAAGCGGATATTCCCGGTCCGTGGTTCTCGCTCGACTACACCTATGTCATGGAGCCCGGCGAAGCCGTTTTGCCGCGTCCCCCGATCAAATAA
- a CDS encoding GntR family transcriptional regulator — MVPDDDGAFAPTTEDAPSSSGFLDDGKNTIGSQLASRLREAIISGELQAGSKINLDKARKTFNVSLSPLREGLARLISDGLVEFEDNRGYRVSSISLANLEEITTLREEFEVFALRESMRLGDVEWEGNVMRALHRLNRTERDAARPETLERWEELHREFHLTLISGCGKPILLHFCRLLLNLNDRYRRVFLTRTSGDRNVSQEHSEIAQGAVARDLDYSCDKLRQHIHRTGTNLRNHLATKGVL, encoded by the coding sequence ATGGTACCGGATGACGACGGCGCATTTGCTCCGACGACAGAAGATGCTCCATCGTCTTCTGGCTTTCTTGACGACGGCAAAAACACAATTGGGAGCCAGCTTGCATCCCGTCTTCGTGAGGCGATCATCTCCGGCGAGCTTCAGGCTGGCAGCAAGATCAATCTCGACAAGGCGCGCAAGACGTTCAACGTAAGCCTCAGTCCGCTGCGTGAAGGGTTGGCGCGGCTGATATCGGACGGTCTAGTGGAGTTCGAGGATAATCGCGGCTACCGCGTTTCATCAATTTCCTTGGCCAATCTGGAAGAGATCACCACCCTGCGCGAAGAGTTTGAAGTCTTTGCGCTTCGCGAGTCCATGCGGCTCGGCGATGTGGAGTGGGAGGGCAACGTCATGCGCGCGCTGCATCGCCTGAACCGCACCGAGCGTGACGCGGCTCGGCCAGAGACACTGGAGCGCTGGGAAGAGCTCCACCGCGAATTTCATCTGACACTCATATCTGGCTGCGGGAAGCCGATCCTGCTCCATTTCTGTAGATTGCTTCTTAATCTCAACGACCGCTATCGCCGGGTGTTTCTGACCCGCACGTCGGGTGACCGCAACGTCAGCCAGGAGCACAGTGAGATTGCTCAGGGAGCCGTCGCGCGGGATCTGGACTATTCGTGCGATAAGTTGCGTCAGCATATCCACCGCACGGGAACCAATCTGCGCAATCACCTCGCGACAAAGGGGGTATTGTGA
- a CDS encoding sugar phosphate isomerase/epimerase, with protein sequence MTVATPRPGLELGVAHFSSIALPPKEFAVIAARAGFASIGLRLHPAFPGAPFYELPVGSHSAQEFKTVADGEGIKVFDIEFFVINENFVAASHEATVAAAANIGARRLSVCGDDRDGGRLAANFSEFCALAGRYDMSVDIENMGWRTVRTFRDSVAVVNSCGVENAGALVDGIHFFRNGASIDELRGNAEKVKHVQLCDVRGPAPKTSDAMIAEARSGRLAPGEGELPLKDLWAATEYGAAISVEVPLVGTVDPEAHLKHLHDSALEILKPDH encoded by the coding sequence ATGACCGTCGCGACGCCAAGACCGGGCCTTGAACTGGGCGTGGCGCATTTTTCATCCATCGCGCTGCCGCCCAAGGAATTCGCCGTGATAGCTGCTCGGGCGGGTTTTGCGTCGATAGGTCTGCGTCTGCACCCTGCCTTTCCCGGAGCCCCTTTCTACGAGTTGCCGGTGGGCAGCCACAGTGCCCAGGAGTTCAAGACAGTTGCCGATGGCGAGGGCATCAAGGTGTTCGATATCGAGTTCTTCGTGATCAACGAGAACTTCGTTGCGGCCTCCCACGAGGCGACCGTGGCAGCCGCCGCGAACATAGGGGCGCGCCGGCTGAGTGTTTGCGGCGATGATCGAGACGGCGGCCGTCTTGCCGCAAACTTTTCTGAGTTTTGCGCCCTCGCAGGGCGATATGACATGTCAGTCGACATCGAAAACATGGGCTGGCGGACGGTAAGAACCTTTCGCGACAGTGTAGCGGTCGTGAATTCCTGTGGAGTAGAGAACGCCGGTGCCCTCGTTGACGGGATTCACTTCTTCCGAAACGGCGCCTCGATCGACGAGCTTCGCGGAAATGCAGAGAAGGTAAAACACGTCCAGCTTTGCGACGTCCGCGGGCCTGCTCCCAAAACATCGGACGCAATGATCGCCGAGGCGAGAAGCGGCAGGCTCGCTCCTGGAGAAGGCGAATTGCCATTGAAGGACCTCTGGGCGGCAACCGAATACGGCGCTGCTATCTCGGTTGAAGTGCCACTCGTCGGGACGGTGGACCCGGAGGCACATCTAAAACATCTGCATGACAGCGCACTGGAGATTTTGAAACCGGATCATTGA
- a CDS encoding amino acid ABC transporter permease produces MTYTFDFGAVLDRAPELLWGSLGTLGLALAGMLLALVIGILGVVARTSKSEITRTPVIVFVEVVRNTPFLVQIFFIYFALPLMGIRLNPTATAIIALGINGGAYAIEIIRGGVESVSRGQIEAGFALGLHKADVFRLIVLKPALRAIYPSLTSQFIMLTLTTSVCTSIAAYELTSAAQRIESDTFRSFEVYFTVTAIYLVISTLMMGFFALISRHYFNYPTR; encoded by the coding sequence ATGACTTATACGTTTGATTTCGGTGCGGTCCTCGACCGCGCCCCGGAATTGCTATGGGGCTCGCTTGGAACGCTTGGCCTTGCGTTGGCTGGGATGCTCCTCGCACTCGTCATCGGAATCCTGGGCGTTGTTGCAAGGACTTCCAAGAGCGAGATCACGCGGACTCCCGTGATCGTCTTCGTCGAGGTCGTGCGTAATACGCCATTCCTCGTGCAGATCTTCTTCATATATTTTGCCCTTCCTCTCATGGGCATCCGCCTCAATCCGACCGCCACTGCGATCATTGCCCTCGGGATCAATGGCGGGGCGTACGCAATCGAGATCATCCGAGGCGGGGTCGAGAGCGTGTCGCGCGGCCAGATCGAGGCAGGTTTCGCACTTGGTCTGCACAAGGCGGACGTCTTCCGGCTCATCGTGCTCAAGCCGGCACTGCGGGCGATTTATCCCTCGCTCACAAGCCAGTTCATCATGCTGACACTGACAACGTCTGTCTGCACGTCAATCGCCGCCTACGAACTGACCTCGGCCGCTCAGCGCATTGAGTCTGACACCTTCCGCAGCTTCGAAGTCTATTTCACGGTGACCGCTATCTACCTGGTTATCTCGACACTGATGATGGGCTTCTTTGCCCTCATTTCTCGCCACTACTTCAACTACCCGACGCGATAG
- a CDS encoding amino acid ABC transporter permease produces the protein MGPIGENEFFFLMQGLKWTVLLAIVGFIGGGIFGILIALLRTSKTKVARTITAGYIGVFQGTPLLMQLFVVYYGVALLGIEVNAWIAVAIAFTLHASAFLGEIWRGSIEAVPKGQTEAANALGLHYVSRMKDVILPQALKISMPATIGFLVQLIKGTSLAAIVGFIELTRAGQIISNQTYRPLLVFGIVGAIYFIICWPLSHAGSGLEKRMAKAAR, from the coding sequence ATGGGTCCCATCGGCGAAAATGAATTCTTCTTTTTGATGCAGGGTTTGAAGTGGACCGTGCTGCTCGCGATCGTGGGCTTCATCGGTGGGGGGATATTCGGAATCCTGATCGCGCTGCTACGCACCTCGAAGACGAAAGTCGCCCGCACGATCACCGCAGGCTATATCGGCGTCTTCCAGGGCACGCCCCTTCTGATGCAGCTCTTCGTTGTCTATTACGGCGTTGCGCTGTTGGGCATCGAGGTCAACGCGTGGATCGCGGTCGCAATCGCCTTCACGCTCCATGCCAGTGCTTTCCTGGGAGAGATCTGGCGCGGCTCCATCGAGGCTGTGCCGAAGGGCCAGACGGAGGCCGCCAACGCCCTCGGTCTGCATTATGTCTCGCGGATGAAAGACGTCATCTTGCCGCAGGCCCTGAAAATCTCGATGCCGGCCACGATCGGCTTCCTGGTCCAGCTCATCAAGGGCACGTCGCTGGCAGCAATCGTCGGCTTCATTGAACTGACTCGCGCCGGGCAGATCATTTCAAACCAGACCTATCGTCCGCTGCTCGTCTTCGGGATCGTCGGCGCAATCTACTTCATCATTTGCTGGCCGCTCTCCCATGCCGGAAGTGGCCTCGAAAAACGGATGGCGAAAGCTGCCCGCTAA
- a CDS encoding transporter substrate-binding domain-containing protein, which yields MHNNRRSFLGLALAAVAFATVGAATASAASVEEIKAKGTLVVGIQGDNAPWGFVNTSGVQDGFDADVANLFAKELGVKVQFQPLAVANRIPALTTGKVDILFATMAMTEERAKSIQYSKPYAANTISLFAAKSDTITKPEDVAGWEIGVPKSSSQDKAVTDAVGSTATVRRFDDDAATIQALISGQVKAVGGNQFYGQRLDAASPGTYERKIDFLTTYNGVGTRLGEKDWNEAVNAFINKIKANGELAAITKKWMAIDLPQFPESIPNIPFTVN from the coding sequence ATGCATAACAATCGTAGGAGTTTTCTCGGACTTGCACTGGCAGCCGTTGCCTTCGCAACCGTTGGCGCTGCCACCGCCTCTGCGGCAAGTGTGGAGGAAATCAAGGCAAAGGGCACGCTTGTGGTCGGCATCCAGGGTGACAATGCGCCATGGGGGTTCGTCAACACAAGCGGCGTGCAGGACGGCTTCGACGCTGACGTCGCCAACCTTTTTGCCAAGGAATTAGGCGTGAAGGTTCAATTCCAGCCGCTCGCCGTTGCCAACCGAATTCCGGCGCTTACGACCGGCAAAGTCGACATCCTGTTCGCAACGATGGCGATGACGGAAGAACGGGCGAAATCAATTCAATACAGCAAGCCCTACGCCGCTAACACGATCTCGCTTTTTGCCGCGAAGTCCGACACGATTACGAAGCCTGAAGACGTCGCGGGATGGGAGATCGGCGTTCCGAAGTCCAGTTCGCAGGATAAGGCAGTAACGGACGCCGTCGGATCCACCGCAACGGTTCGCCGCTTTGATGACGACGCCGCAACCATCCAGGCTCTCATCTCCGGACAGGTAAAGGCGGTTGGCGGCAACCAGTTCTATGGTCAGCGTCTGGATGCGGCGAGTCCCGGCACTTATGAGCGCAAGATTGACTTTCTGACGACCTACAACGGCGTCGGGACCCGTCTCGGCGAGAAGGACTGGAACGAAGCCGTCAACGCCTTCATCAACAAGATCAAGGCCAATGGTGAGCTTGCCGCCATCACGAAGAAGTGGATGGCGATCGATCTACCGCAGTTCCCGGAATCCATTCCGAACATCCCGTTCACCGTCAATTAA